A single region of the Eleginops maclovinus isolate JMC-PN-2008 ecotype Puerto Natales chromosome 16, JC_Emac_rtc_rv5, whole genome shotgun sequence genome encodes:
- the LOC134878414 gene encoding zinc finger MYM-type protein 1-like isoform X1 — MYLFIFAPGPSTSSSSHVYEEEQVEDNIAASTPLPSSGSTGAVPSTPSRLEEEQVEASTPLPSSGSTEVPSTPSPLHEEDKEEDDIDMAETTPPSRTGVPVGIASTTLSDDPGCWPSVLTSSMRCEIVKKGPVQIMDIEFPQNLDNPPRRFTKDSYKRTMKNGENIHRSWLVYSIHTDGVFCFPCTVFGKRERDNALTTCGYGGWKNLSYRLKKHECTKVHCDNVKKWHDLQRRLQTSTLIDQRQMELMQLEVEHWKGVIRRVIAIVSHLAERNQALRGTTSTVYDRHNGNFLAQVELLAQFDPVMNEHIRRIQCKETKVHYLSGVIQNEIIQLVGDKILQEIARRVHKAKYFSVIMDCTPDISHKEQLSVVLRIVNCETPVSIAEHFLGFVHVEDTTGKGLSEILLDQLEKHNLSISDCRGQSYDNGSNMMGHKQGVQARILELNNKALCIPCSSHTLNLVVSDAAKSSVLSMSFFGMLQRLYNLFSSSVHRWAILKQHVKQLTLKPLSGTRWEARIDSVKVVRYHLPEILDGLSALETYATEKGDSETMSSAKSLHGELKTWSFLLCTITWYNVLYQVNHMSKLLQSPDVSMQTLKKETEGVTEYLEDFRENGLASSQTDAMEIAEDLEIERKLPEKRQRKKKRQFLYESTDETQSTPEEAFRRDFFLPLVDTAITSLKDRFSRLEGVYALYDFLFSIDIMRATIKTGKLHERCRKVEQTLHDIDADDLALEINSAVHTFPDEVSRCPFKMLDYIYSEKLLDLYSNLSIALRLLLTLPVSVASGERSFSSLKRIKNYMRSTMSQERLSGLALMSIESDVRRSLDLEGIVSAFAEAKGRKQQFQ, encoded by the exons atgtatttatttatttttgcaccagggccatcaacatcgtcttcgtcacatgtttatgaggaggagcaagtggaagacaacattgcggcgtccacaccacttcccagcagtggttcaacaggag cagtgccatcaactccatcacgacttgaggaggagcaagtggaagcatccacaccacttcccagcagtggttcaacagaag tgccatcaactccatctccacttcatgaggaggacaaagaggaagatgacattgacatggcagagaccaccccaccatccagaactggggtacctgtaggtattgcaagcaccacattaagtgatgacccaggatgttggcccagtgtcctaacaagcagtatgcgctgtgaaatagtcaaaaaaggacctgtgcaaatcatggacattgaattcccgcaaaacttagacaatcctcctcgaagattcaccaaggacagttacaaaagaaccatgaaaaatggtgagaatatacatcgatcgtggctggtgtattccatccacacagatggagtgttctgtttcccttgtactgttttcgggaagcgtgagcgtgacaatgccttaacgacctgtggctacggtggatggaagaacctttcctatcgcctaaaaaaacacgagtgcacaaaggtgcactgtgacaatgtgaaaaagtggcacgaccttcagaggagactgcaaaccagtacactgattgatcaaagacagatggagttgatgcaacttgaagttgaacactggaaaggcgtgattcggagagtgattgccatagtttcccatctggcagaacgcaaccaggctttgagaggaactaccagtaccgtgtatgatcgccacaatgggaattttctggctcaagtggaactcctagcacagtttgatccggtaatgaatgaacacatcagacgaatacaatgcaaagagacaaaggtgcattacctgagtggagtcattcagaacgaaatcattcagctggtcggagacaaaatcctacaggagattgcaagaagagtgcacaaagcaaaatacttctccgtgatcatggattgcactcctgacatcagccacaaggaacaactttctgttgttctcaggattgtcaactgtgaaacacctgtttctattgctgagcattttttgggatttgtacatgttgaagacacaactggtaaagggctcagtgaaatcctgcttgaccagttggagaagcacaacctcagcatttcagattgccgtgggcagtcatacgacaatggcagcaatatgatgggccacaaacagggtgtgcaggcaagaattttagagctgaacaacaaggcgctatgcatcccatgcagcagtcacacactaaatctggttgtgtcagatgctgccaagtcttcagtgttgtccatgtctttttttggtatgctgcaacgactgtacaaccttttcagttcctctgtgcaccgctgggcaattttgaagcagcatgtgaagcagctcacccttaagccactttcagggacgagatgggaggcccgaattgacagtgtgaaggtagtgcggtaccatctacctgaaatactagacggactgtcagcactggagacatatgctacagagaagggggactcagagaccatgtcctcagcaaaaagcttacatggtgagcttaaaacatggtcctttcttctgtgcacaataacctggtacaacgttttgtatcaggttaaccatatgagcaagctcctccagagcccggatgtttcaatgcaaacactgaaaaaagaaaccgagggagtgacagagtacctagaagatttcagggaaaatggactcgcatcaagccaaacggatgcaatggagattgcagaagatctggaaattgagaggaaattgcctgagaaaaggcaacgtaaaaagaaaaggcagttcctttacgagagtacagatgaaacccaatcgaccccagaagaggccttcagaagggacttcttcctgcctttggttgacactgccatcaccagcctaaaagacagattttccagactggagggggtgtatgccctgtacgacttcctgttcagcattgatatcatgagggccacaatcaagactgggaaattgcatgagagatgcaggaaagtggaacaaaccctccatgatattgatgcagacgacttggcattggagatcaactctgctgtccacacctttccagatgaagtatccaggtgcccatttaaaatgctggactacatatacagtgagaagctgttggacctgtacagcaatttaagcattgcactgcgcctacttctgacccttcctgtctcggttgcctccggagagaggagcttttcatctctgaagcgcataaagaattacatgaggtcaactatgagccaagagaggctctctggactggcactcatgtcaattgagagtgacgtccgcaggtctttggacttggaggggattgtgtctgcatttgctgaggccaagggccgcaagcagcagtttcagtag
- the LOC134878414 gene encoding zinc finger MYM-type protein 1-like isoform X2 → MAETTPPSRTGVPVGIASTTLSDDPGCWPSVLTSSMRCEIVKKGPVQIMDIEFPQNLDNPPRRFTKDSYKRTMKNGENIHRSWLVYSIHTDGVFCFPCTVFGKRERDNALTTCGYGGWKNLSYRLKKHECTKVHCDNVKKWHDLQRRLQTSTLIDQRQMELMQLEVEHWKGVIRRVIAIVSHLAERNQALRGTTSTVYDRHNGNFLAQVELLAQFDPVMNEHIRRIQCKETKVHYLSGVIQNEIIQLVGDKILQEIARRVHKAKYFSVIMDCTPDISHKEQLSVVLRIVNCETPVSIAEHFLGFVHVEDTTGKGLSEILLDQLEKHNLSISDCRGQSYDNGSNMMGHKQGVQARILELNNKALCIPCSSHTLNLVVSDAAKSSVLSMSFFGMLQRLYNLFSSSVHRWAILKQHVKQLTLKPLSGTRWEARIDSVKVVRYHLPEILDGLSALETYATEKGDSETMSSAKSLHGELKTWSFLLCTITWYNVLYQVNHMSKLLQSPDVSMQTLKKETEGVTEYLEDFRENGLASSQTDAMEIAEDLEIERKLPEKRQRKKKRQFLYESTDETQSTPEEAFRRDFFLPLVDTAITSLKDRFSRLEGVYALYDFLFSIDIMRATIKTGKLHERCRKVEQTLHDIDADDLALEINSAVHTFPDEVSRCPFKMLDYIYSEKLLDLYSNLSIALRLLLTLPVSVASGERSFSSLKRIKNYMRSTMSQERLSGLALMSIESDVRRSLDLEGIVSAFAEAKGRKQQFQ, encoded by the coding sequence atggcagagaccaccccaccatccagaactggggtacctgtaggtattgcaagcaccacattaagtgatgacccaggatgttggcccagtgtcctaacaagcagtatgcgctgtgaaatagtcaaaaaaggacctgtgcaaatcatggacattgaattcccgcaaaacttagacaatcctcctcgaagattcaccaaggacagttacaaaagaaccatgaaaaatggtgagaatatacatcgatcgtggctggtgtattccatccacacagatggagtgttctgtttcccttgtactgttttcgggaagcgtgagcgtgacaatgccttaacgacctgtggctacggtggatggaagaacctttcctatcgcctaaaaaaacacgagtgcacaaaggtgcactgtgacaatgtgaaaaagtggcacgaccttcagaggagactgcaaaccagtacactgattgatcaaagacagatggagttgatgcaacttgaagttgaacactggaaaggcgtgattcggagagtgattgccatagtttcccatctggcagaacgcaaccaggctttgagaggaactaccagtaccgtgtatgatcgccacaatgggaattttctggctcaagtggaactcctagcacagtttgatccggtaatgaatgaacacatcagacgaatacaatgcaaagagacaaaggtgcattacctgagtggagtcattcagaacgaaatcattcagctggtcggagacaaaatcctacaggagattgcaagaagagtgcacaaagcaaaatacttctccgtgatcatggattgcactcctgacatcagccacaaggaacaactttctgttgttctcaggattgtcaactgtgaaacacctgtttctattgctgagcattttttgggatttgtacatgttgaagacacaactggtaaagggctcagtgaaatcctgcttgaccagttggagaagcacaacctcagcatttcagattgccgtgggcagtcatacgacaatggcagcaatatgatgggccacaaacagggtgtgcaggcaagaattttagagctgaacaacaaggcgctatgcatcccatgcagcagtcacacactaaatctggttgtgtcagatgctgccaagtcttcagtgttgtccatgtctttttttggtatgctgcaacgactgtacaaccttttcagttcctctgtgcaccgctgggcaattttgaagcagcatgtgaagcagctcacccttaagccactttcagggacgagatgggaggcccgaattgacagtgtgaaggtagtgcggtaccatctacctgaaatactagacggactgtcagcactggagacatatgctacagagaagggggactcagagaccatgtcctcagcaaaaagcttacatggtgagcttaaaacatggtcctttcttctgtgcacaataacctggtacaacgttttgtatcaggttaaccatatgagcaagctcctccagagcccggatgtttcaatgcaaacactgaaaaaagaaaccgagggagtgacagagtacctagaagatttcagggaaaatggactcgcatcaagccaaacggatgcaatggagattgcagaagatctggaaattgagaggaaattgcctgagaaaaggcaacgtaaaaagaaaaggcagttcctttacgagagtacagatgaaacccaatcgaccccagaagaggccttcagaagggacttcttcctgcctttggttgacactgccatcaccagcctaaaagacagattttccagactggagggggtgtatgccctgtacgacttcctgttcagcattgatatcatgagggccacaatcaagactgggaaattgcatgagagatgcaggaaagtggaacaaaccctccatgatattgatgcagacgacttggcattggagatcaactctgctgtccacacctttccagatgaagtatccaggtgcccatttaaaatgctggactacatatacagtgagaagctgttggacctgtacagcaatttaagcattgcactgcgcctacttctgacccttcctgtctcggttgcctccggagagaggagcttttcatctctgaagcgcataaagaattacatgaggtcaactatgagccaagagaggctctctggactggcactcatgtcaattgagagtgacgtccgcaggtctttggacttggaggggattgtgtctgcatttgctgaggccaagggccgcaagcagcagtttcagtag
- the LOC134878570 gene encoding uncharacterized protein LOC134878570, whose protein sequence is MALCIYKINKIVHTQIHSKMAFIPNKPQSFPIVTRQGFAFHEMDMPLIREWWCLLLMERFKIEGHGQRFAFWTTEAISLIKGDLPPVFRVPRQSGLTTQVPPHIQAVSGRTEAEKALVDFIVHSQGAEQHLMSILGGKPSKWAVMKQVPVYLDSEEEQKTLFTHRHHIWHLCLTVNAISWEEAEQVFLAGPAVDQSEVDKFCRRLERQMRKEGALP, encoded by the exons ATGGCACTGTGCATTTACAAAATCAACAAGATcgtgcacacacaaatacatagcAAAATGGCATTTATTCCAAACAAGCCGCAGTCTTTTCCGATTGTGACAAGGCAGGGATTTGCTTTTCATGAG ATGGACATGCCTTTGATCAGGGAGTGGTGGTGCCTTCTTCTAATGGAGCGTTTCAAAATAGAAGG tCATGGGCAGCGGTTTGCATTCTGGACAACTGAGGCCATAAGCCTGATTAAGGGAGACCTGCCACCCGTGTTCAGAGTGCCTAGGCAGAGTGGCCTCACTACTCAAGTTCCACCCCACATTCAAGCAGTCAGTGGCCGCACTGAGGCTGAAAAGGCACTGGTGGACTTCATTGTGCACTCACAAGGAGCTGAGCAGCATTTGATG AGTATACTTGGTGGCAAGCCATCCAAGTGGGCAGTGATGAAACAGGTCCCAGTCTACCTGGACAGTGAAGAGGAACAGAAAACTCTCTTCACCCATC GCCATCATATATGGCATCTCTGCCTTACTGTAAATGCCATTTCATGGGAGGAGGCAGAGCAGGTCTTCCTGGCAGGGCCTGCTGTCGATCAAAG tGAAGTGGACAAGTTCTGCAGGAGGCTGGAAAGGCAGATGAGGAAGGAAGGAGCGCTGCCATAA
- the prr15la gene encoding proline-rich protein 15-like protein A isoform X1 — MPVQRNDLTFPLSSALCKPSFRPSIMAEPSPGWWKLTFLRRKKSHPKVLYEIPAEFSSHSPTAQHGSGSVTAVLPEDTLHDSQLDARLERIMDKTTASKGRHVKVSHSGRFKEKKKVRATLAENPEMFPGGDPARDENQRAGK, encoded by the exons ATGCCAGTACAGAGAAATGATCTGACGTTTCCACTTTCATCCGCTCTCTGCAAG ccCTCCTTCCGTCCCTCCATCATGGCAGAGCCTTCTCCCGGCTGGTGGAAGCTGACTTTCCTAAGAAGAAAGAAATCCCACCCAAAGGTCCTGTATGAGATCCCTGCAGAGTTTTCATCTCACTCCCCCACTGCTCAGCACGGATCTGGCTCAGTCACAGCGGTCTTGCCCGAGGACACACTGCACGACTCTCAGTTGGACGCCCGGCTGGAGAGGATCATGGATAAAACCACGGCCAGCAAGGGGCGCCACGTCAAGGTGTCTCACTCCGGGAGGTtcaaggagaagaagaaagttCGAGCCACTCTGGCAGAGAACCCAGAGATGTTTCCAGGAGGAGACCCCGCCAGGGATGAAAACCAGAGGGCCGGGAAGtga
- the prr15la gene encoding proline-rich protein 15-like protein A isoform X2, with protein MAEPSPGWWKLTFLRRKKSHPKVLYEIPAEFSSHSPTAQHGSGSVTAVLPEDTLHDSQLDARLERIMDKTTASKGRHVKVSHSGRFKEKKKVRATLAENPEMFPGGDPARDENQRAGK; from the coding sequence ATGGCAGAGCCTTCTCCCGGCTGGTGGAAGCTGACTTTCCTAAGAAGAAAGAAATCCCACCCAAAGGTCCTGTATGAGATCCCTGCAGAGTTTTCATCTCACTCCCCCACTGCTCAGCACGGATCTGGCTCAGTCACAGCGGTCTTGCCCGAGGACACACTGCACGACTCTCAGTTGGACGCCCGGCTGGAGAGGATCATGGATAAAACCACGGCCAGCAAGGGGCGCCACGTCAAGGTGTCTCACTCCGGGAGGTtcaaggagaagaagaaagttCGAGCCACTCTGGCAGAGAACCCAGAGATGTTTCCAGGAGGAGACCCCGCCAGGGATGAAAACCAGAGGGCCGGGAAGtga